A genomic region of Equus caballus isolate H_3958 breed thoroughbred chromosome 1, TB-T2T, whole genome shotgun sequence contains the following coding sequences:
- the LOC100066831 gene encoding olfactory receptor 287-like isoform X1, which yields MTWGRGWNLSVQGPFVLLGFPGPRGLHAGLFLLFLVLYVLTVAGNLAIMSLVGAHRRLQTPMYFFLCNLSFLEIWFTTACVPKALATFASQSGAISFAGCAAQMYFVFSLGCTEYFLLAVMAFDRYLAICLPLRYGVIMTPGLSARLALGAWLCGFSAIAVPAALITRLSFCGSRVINHFFCDIAPWIALACSDRRVVELVFFGIAFCVILGSCFITLISYTCIIATIVRIPSAQGRHRAFSTCSSHLTVVLIWYGSTIFLHVRTSVESSLDLTKAVTVLNTVITPVLNPFIYTLRNKDVKEALRRWVQGN from the coding sequence ATGACTTGGGGCCGCGGCTGGAACCTCTCCGTGCAGGGGCCGTTTGTCCTGCTGGGCTTCCCGGGGCCGCGGGGACTACACGCGGGGCTCTTCCTGCTCTTCCTGGTCCTGTATGTGCTCACGGTGGCCGGGAACCTGGCCATCATGTCCCTGGTCGGCGCGCACAGGCGCCTTCAGAcgcccatgtacttcttcctctgcaACCTCTCCTTCCTGGAGATCTGGTTCACCACGGCCTGCGTGCCCAAGGCCCTGGCCACCTTCGCCTCGCAGAGCGGAGCCATCTCCTTCGCCGGCTGCGCTGCGCAGATGTACTTCGTCTTCTCGCTGGGCTGCACCGAGTACTTCCTGCTGGCGGTGATGGCCTTCGACCGCTACCTGGCCATCTGCTTGCCGCTGCGCTATGGCGTCATCATGACGCCAGGCCTCTCTGCCCGCCTCGCCCTGGGCGCCTGGCTGTGTGGCTTCTCCGCCATCGCTGTACCCGCAGCCCTCATCACCCGCCTCTCCTTCTGTGGCTCACGCGTCATAAACCACTTCTTCTGCGACATCGCACCCTGGATTGCGCTGGCTTGCAGCGACAGGCGGGTGGTGGAGCTGGTGTTCTTCGGCATCGCCTTCTGCGTCATCCTGGGCTCCTGCTTCATCACGCTCATCTCCTACACCTGCATCATCGCCACCATCGTCAGGATCCCCTCTGCCCAGGGCCGGCACAgggccttctccacctgctcctcccaccttACAGTGGTCCTCATCTGGTACGGCTCCACCATCTTCCTGCACGTGAGGACCTCGGTGGAGAGCTCGCTGGACCTGACCAAGGCAGTCACGGTGCTCAACACCGTCATCACCCCGGTGCTGAACCCGTTCATATACACCCTGAGGAACAAGGACGTCAAGGAGGCTCTGCGGAGGTGGGTGCAGGGAAATTGA
- the LOC100066831 gene encoding olfactory receptor 287-like isoform X2, with protein MLGLAGVLGFSDKIWFTTACVPKALATFASQSGAISFAGCAAQMYFVFSLGCTEYFLLAVMAFDRYLAICLPLRYGVIMTPGLSARLALGAWLCGFSAIAVPAALITRLSFCGSRVINHFFCDIAPWIALACSDRRVVELVFFGIAFCVILGSCFITLISYTCIIATIVRIPSAQGRHRAFSTCSSHLTVVLIWYGSTIFLHVRTSVESSLDLTKAVTVLNTVITPVLNPFIYTLRNKDVKEALRRWVQGN; from the exons ATGCTAGGCCTGGCTGGGGTCCTGGGATTCTCGGACAAG ATCTGGTTCACCACGGCCTGCGTGCCCAAGGCCCTGGCCACCTTCGCCTCGCAGAGCGGAGCCATCTCCTTCGCCGGCTGCGCTGCGCAGATGTACTTCGTCTTCTCGCTGGGCTGCACCGAGTACTTCCTGCTGGCGGTGATGGCCTTCGACCGCTACCTGGCCATCTGCTTGCCGCTGCGCTATGGCGTCATCATGACGCCAGGCCTCTCTGCCCGCCTCGCCCTGGGCGCCTGGCTGTGTGGCTTCTCCGCCATCGCTGTACCCGCAGCCCTCATCACCCGCCTCTCCTTCTGTGGCTCACGCGTCATAAACCACTTCTTCTGCGACATCGCACCCTGGATTGCGCTGGCTTGCAGCGACAGGCGGGTGGTGGAGCTGGTGTTCTTCGGCATCGCCTTCTGCGTCATCCTGGGCTCCTGCTTCATCACGCTCATCTCCTACACCTGCATCATCGCCACCATCGTCAGGATCCCCTCTGCCCAGGGCCGGCACAgggccttctccacctgctcctcccaccttACAGTGGTCCTCATCTGGTACGGCTCCACCATCTTCCTGCACGTGAGGACCTCGGTGGAGAGCTCGCTGGACCTGACCAAGGCAGTCACGGTGCTCAACACCGTCATCACCCCGGTGCTGAACCCGTTCATATACACCCTGAGGAACAAGGACGTCAAGGAGGCTCTGCGGAGGTGGGTGCAGGGAAATTGA